A genome region from Triticum aestivum cultivar Chinese Spring chromosome 2B, IWGSC CS RefSeq v2.1, whole genome shotgun sequence includes the following:
- the LOC123044330 gene encoding DNA annealing helicase and endonuclease ZRANB3, with the protein MEIAAEPVRLTEEQRRRIEASRLAALERLKRSAAAAGTTAESFRLAKCPRIAHPLPPRPPPQPLPPPAPPTGFRAVLEVCSPDEFQVTVGRTEGKAFPGEADCLRAVEDCVASAVPFSTTQSQGGHISSVFKLVHYELVLQFLRKLTGVVVQDIPYRTRRAVQNAGTNCGSDKEVDELLMKLPRRLRDALLPFQLEGVKFGLRRQGRCLIADEMGLGKTLQAIAIACCFKDEGPLLIVCPAVLRYTWAEELERWDPSFLPKDIHLVFGRRDSLEYLDFCPKVVVISYTMLSILRKSMINRRWALMIIDESHNIRCTKMKEENTQTKAVLEIALNINRIVLLSGTPSLSRPFDIYHQINMLCPRLLGDDKFEFAKTYCSLHVAQSSQGKIYQDFSKGARLTELNVLLSQTLMIRRLKEHLLNELPPKRRQIIRLKLKALNSRTATSIIQGDYNSTYSSSDAPIIASSEISNDCEEAKEGKDDSCKKSPRHFSPQEIGIAKIPGFSQWFSNHLMHDNLDAQSSCQKTLIFAHHLKVLDGVQVFLSEKEIKFVRIDGSALPRERKEAVDSFRLNPEVKVAIIGITAGGVGLDFSSAQNVVFLELPRSSSDLLQAEDRAHRRGQTNAVNIYIFCAKNTSDEPQWLRLNQSLFRVSSVVNGKKDAIREIEVDQVYHLGEISNTKERPEIEFLPNCNAGLLESGTMSVDHLPGISDMELESDFTIRTIPLQIEDEGLHSGMQCSPGPAVHEDIVCNSFSISPAISGSSSTRSKSMKARRSFCENRDTLGLPGTISDGRIRVEYLRFEVSHHTGRIHLYICVPGHDSRPRPLFQNFLPEEVESPLCSSSDKKASRQLLSNPAFCNMFKAFVKEWLELRPIDQRKLLGKPLQLPLSLELCYLTNSISHSTQGLIKGGSKRRIAPLSVVSDDLPENAEWRKVVLRRGTTKEREYTQGWTTDDEPLCKLCQKLCNGNLAKSPEYFEDLFCKLDCFRLYRLRTNQSALRQALFQIEHGICSQCKLDCCKLVKHIKPLSNPKREAHIRSVAPNIACRKKLLAKLVEEPTQGNAWHADHIVPVYKGGGECTLENMRTLCVACHAEVTKAQQKERKEARKEERRKAEELLRNAVNQLKDDACEATEDDDSWLVTVPGSAYSAVPQAPRTPRK; encoded by the exons ATGGAGATCGCGGCGGAGCCCGTGCGGCTCACGGAGGAGCAGCGCCGCCGCATCGAGgccagccgcctcgccgccctcgaGAGGCTCaagcgctccgccgccgccgccggcaccaccgccGAGTCGTTCAGGCTCGCCAAGTGCCCAAGAATCGCCCATCCTCTGCCCCCgcgtccgccgccgcagccgcttCCGCCGCCTGCGCCCCCGACGGGGTTCCGGGCGGTGCTGGAGGTGTGCAGCCCCGACGAGTTCCAGGTGACGGTGGGCCGAACGGAGGGCAAGGCTTTCCCCGGGGAGGCCGACTGCCTCCGCGCCGTCGAGGACTGCGTCGCTTCG GCTGTACCATTCTCCACAACACAAAGTCAAGGCGGGCATATTTCTTCTGTCTTTAAGCTTGTGCACTATGAGCTGGTGTTGCAATTCTTGAGGAAGTTGACTGGCGTTGTTGTGCAAGATATACCTTATAGAACAAGGCGTGCTGTTCAAAATGCTGGCACAAACTGCGGTTCTGATAAAGAAGTTGACGAGCTTCTCATGAAGCTGCCACGTCGATTACGAGATGCACTTCTACCCTTCCAACTTGAAGGTGTGAAATTTGGGCTTCGGAGGCAAGGGCGCTGCCTTATTGCAGATGAGATGGGGCTTGGCAAGACTCTCCAG GCAATTGCAATAGCTTGTTGCTTCAAGGACGAGGGCCCTCTATTAATAGTGTGTCCAGCTGTTCTGCGTTATACTTGGGCGGAGGAATTGGAACGCTGGGATCCTTCATTTCTTCCAAAAGATATTCATCTTG TGTTCGGTCGACGAGACAGTCTGGAATATTTAGATTTTTGTCCGAAGGTCGTTGTTATTTCATACACGATGTTAAGCATCCTTCGGAAAAGTATGATTAATAGGAGATGGGCACTGATGATCATTGATGAATCCCACAATATACGCTGCACAAAGATGAAAGAAGAAAATACTCAG ACAAAAGCTGTACTGGAAATAGCTCTCAATATCAACCGCATTGTGTTGCTTTCTGGGACACCCTCTTTGTCAAG ACCTTTTGACATCTATCACCAGATAAATATGTTATG TCCCCGTTTGCTTGGAGAtgataaatttgaatttgcaaAGACATATTGTTCACTGCATGTTGCTCAAAGTTCCCAGGGTAAAATTTACCAG GACTTTTCAAAAGGTGCTCGTTTGACAGAGTTAAATGTTCTGCTCAGTCAGACTCTGATG ATTAGGCGCTTGAAGGAGCATTTGTTAAATGAACTGCCGCCCAAGCGCCGGCAGATCATTAGGTTGAAGTTGAAGGCATTGAATAGCAGGACAGCCACCTCTATTATCCAAGGGGATTACAATAGCACATATAGTAGCTCTGATGCTCCTATAATTGCCTCTTCTGAGATAAGCAATGACTGTGAAGAAGCAAAAGAGGGAAAAG ATGATAGTTGCAAGAAATCTCCAAGGCATTTCTCCCCCCAGGAAATTGGCATTGCAAAAATACCTGGGTTTAGTCAGTGGTTCTCAAATCATTTGATGCATGATAATCTGGACGCCCAGTCTAGTTGCCAGAAAACGCTAATTTTCGCCCACCACTTGAAGGTTCTAGATGGAGTGCAG GTGTTCCTCTCTGAGAAGGAGATCAAGTTTGTTCGCATCGATGGCAGCGCACTTCCTAGAGAAAGGAAAGAAGCCGTTGATTCTTTCCGTTTGAATCCAGAG GTCAAGGTTGCAATAATAGGAATTACTGCTGGTGGTGTTGGTTTAGACTTTTCATCTGCTCAGAATGTTGTTTTCCTGGAGCTCCCAAGATCGTCTTCAGACTTACTTCAG GCCGAGGATAGAGCTCATAGGCGTGGTCAAACAAATgcggtcaatatatatatattctgCGCAAAG AACACATCAGATGAACCACAGTGGCTTCGCTTGAACCAGAGTCTGTTCCGTGTCTCGTCTGTGGTGAATGGGAAGAAAGATGCTATAAGAGAAATTGAG GTTGATCAAGTTTACCACCTTGGGGAAATCAGTAACACTAAGGAGAGACCAGAAATTGAGTTTCTTCCGAATTGTAATGCAG GTCTTTTGGAAAGTGGCACTATGTCTGTTGACCATCTTCCTGGCATCAGCGATATGGAGCTTGAGTCAGATTTCACTATTAGGACTATTCCTCTACAGATTGAG GATGAAGGCCTTCATTCAGGAATGCAATGTAGTCCAGGTCCAGCAGTACATGAAGATATAGTCTGCAATAGTTTTTCTATTTCACCAGCTATCTCTGGCTCTTCAAGTACACGAAGTAAATCAATGAAG GCTCGTAGGAGCTTTTGTGAAAATCGTGATACTTTAGGTCTTCCAGGAACTATTTCAGATGGCCGTATTCGAGTGGAGTATCTGCGTTTTGAG GTTAGCCATCATACAGGTCGAATCCACTTGTACATTTGTGTTCCAGGACATGATTCAAGACCCAGACCACTTTTTCAGAATTTTCTTCCTGAAGAAGTAGAATCACCTTTATGCTCTAGTAGTGACAAGAAAGCAAGTAGGCAGCTCTTGAGTAATCCAGCATTTTGCAATATGTTCAAGGCATTTGTAAAAGAATGGTTAGAACTAAGACCAATTGATCAGAGGAAACTCCTGGGAAAGCCGTTACAGCTTCCATTGAGCCTTGAGTTGTGCTATTTGACAAATAGCATCAGCCACAGTACACAA GGATTGATTAAAGGGGGGAGTAAGAGGCGTATAGCTCCATTGAGTGTTGTCAGTGATGATTTGCCTGAAAATGCTGAATGGAGAAAGGTGGTTTTACGCCGTGGCACGACTAAAGAGAGAGAATACACTCAAGGCTGGACTACTGATGATGAGCCTCTCTGCAAATTATGTCAAAAACTTTGCAA TGGGAATCTTGCGAAATCACCCGAATATTTTGAAGATCTATTCTGTAAGCTTGATTGCTTCCGGTTGTACAGATTGAGAACCAACCAGAGTGCCCTGCGGCAG GCACTGTTTCAAATAGAACATGGTATATGTTCCCAGTGCAAGCTTGACTGCTGCAAGCTCGTCAAACATATTAAACCCCTCAGCAACCCAAAGAGAGAAGCACACATCAGGAGTGTTGCTCCAAATATTGCATGTAGGAAGAAACT GCTAGCAAAGCTTGTCGAAGAGCCAACACAGGGAAATGCTTGGCATGCAGATCATATAGTACCTGTGTATAAAGGAGGAG GGGAATGCACGCTCGAGAATATGAGGACGCTTTGCGTGGCTTGTCATGCTGAGGTTACCAAAGCTCAGCAAAAGGAGCGAAAAGaagcaagaaaagaagaaagaaggaaggctGAAGAGCTTCTGAGAAATGCCGTGAATCAGCTGAAGGATGAT GCATGTGAAGCGACAGAAGACGACGATTCTTGGTTGGTTACAGTCCCTGGCAGTGCCTACtcagcagtacctcaggctcctcGTACGCCCAGAAAATAA